In Macadamia integrifolia cultivar HAES 741 chromosome 5, SCU_Mint_v3, whole genome shotgun sequence, a single window of DNA contains:
- the LOC122079254 gene encoding serine/threonine-protein kinase EDR1, with protein MSRMKHLLRKLHIGGGVDEHHRLGVIRPSNNTSPQSSSPSPSSLAGASLSSSTPSAFSRNRVVDTSERAGGAVTAAESSDSSADFSFFEDEFQVQLALAISASDPDARQDQEAVQIKAAKRMSLGCPPPVAADETLVEYLSLRYWNYNFVNYDERVVDGFYDVYGITSNSNMEGKIPLLVDLQATSISENVDYEVILVNRSADPALRQLERKAVSIASECQTAELGPILSGLVQKIADLVVGCMGGPVVDADEMLRRWTVRSYELRNSLNTNILPLGCLDVGLSCHRALLFKVLADRINLPCRLVKGSYYTGTDDGAVNLIKVDYDSEYIIDLMGSPGTLIPAEIPNNCLQNSGSDVRSSVTIAQNVEGSCFALGKVNCQFENQTSEATIFGHLDHVSQVSLLGSDDIGIQAKKDDANISEKNQTEKFEYEFGKLFLSLHKPHESSSGTGVKASSAQKVKVKDVSEYVISAAQDPEFAQKLHAVLLESGASPPPDLFSVLTPQVLEKHTLLGQSQSVDVNKFHNGAEFFHDKFRFGMDPVTRDRQQTSTGEMAGKKKDNASDSASLKNEKPILNSVTDKPGFACSSLDLHCDAGKTIISHGVCSPPVASGVGFMLVNNKGNDMAQDDSTVVDLLPALVSSLVRTACEEKIQDCPAPCAVGSYPKELENIFAGGEVNSQGNAGVVNNVETGRNNSLEEHQLSAKELIEPANYNQHFVSGFRREQINPMLDEVAEIPWVDLQIGERIGLGSYGEVYRADWNGTEVAVKKFLNQDFSGDALEQFRCEIRIMQRLRHPNIVLFMGAVTLPPNLSIMTEFLPRGSLHRLLHRPNVQLDEKLRLRMALDVAKGMNCLHTSHPTIVHRDLKSPNLLVDKDWVVKVCDFGLSRLQHHTYLSSKSTAGTAEWMAPEVLRNEPSNEKCDVYSFGVILWELATLRMPWSWMNPMQVVGAVGFQNRRLDIPEEVDPIVGQIISDCWQSDPNLRPSFAQLMFRLKHLQRLAVERT; from the exons ATGTCGAGGATGAAGCATCTGCTACGCAAATTACACATCGGTGGGGGAGTCGATGAACACCACAGATTGGGCGTAATCCGTCCTTCCAACAATACTTCACCACAGTCTTCGTCTCCGTCTCCGTCGTCGTTGGCGGGGGCTTCACTATCTTCGTCGACACCTTCTGCATTCTCCAGGAATAGAGTTGTCGATACATCAGAAAGGGCGGGTGGAGCCGTTACTGCCGCTGAATCATCGGATAGTTCGGCTGATTTTAGTTTTTTCGAAGATGAGTTTCAGGTGCAGCTGGCTTTGGCTATCAGCGCATCTGATCCTGATGCCCGCCAGGACCAGGAAGCTGTCCAGATCAAGGCGGCGAAGCGGATGAGTTTGGGTTGTCCTCCTCCTGTCGCTGCCGATGAAACCCTTGTCGAGTACCTCTCGCTTCGCTATTGG AACTACAATTTTGTAAATTATGATGAAAGAGTGGTGGATGGATTCTATGATGTCTATGGCATTACCTCAAACTCAAACATGGAAGGGAAAATTCCATTGTTGGTAGATCTTCAAGCAACATCCATTTCAGAAAATGTTGATTATGAAGTGATTCTAGTAAACCGAAGTGCTGATCCTGCACTTCGACAGCTTGAGAGAAAAGCAGTTTCTATAGCATCAGAATGCCAAACTGCAGAGCTTGGTCCAATTTTAAGTGGTCTAGTCCAGAAGATTGCAGATCTTGTTGTTGGTTGCATGGGAGGGCCAGTCGTGGATGCTGATGAAATGTTAAGACGGTGGACAGTTAGGAGTTACGAATTACGAAATTCATTGAACACAAatattcttcctcttggttGTTTGGATGTTGGACTTTCTTGTCACAGGGCCTTGCTCTTTAAG GTACTAGCTGATCGGATCAATCTTCCATGTAGGCTGGTGAAGGGGAGCTACTACACTGGTACTGATGATGGAGCAGTGAATTTGATTAAAGTTGATTATGACAG TGAGTACATAATTGATTTAATGGGATCTCCAGGCACCCTAATTCCTGCAGAAATACCTAATAATTGTCTTCAAAATTCTGGATCAGATGTAAGGAGCTCTGTTACCATTGCACAGAATGTAGAGGGTTCATGTTTTGCACTTGGCAAGGTCAATTGTCAATTTGAAAATCAAACAAGTGAAGCAACTATATTTGGACACCTAGATCATGTTTCCCAAGTTAGTTTGTTGGGTTCAGATGATATTGGCATTCAAGCAAAGAAGGATGATGCaaatatttctgaaaaaaatcaAACTGAGAAATTTGAGTATGAATTTGGCAAGCTCTTTCTGTCCTTGCATAAACCACATGAGAGTTCATCTGGCACTGGTGTAAAAGCTTCATCTGCCCAGAAGGTGAAAGTAAAGGATGTTTCTGAATATGTGATTAGTGCGGCACAAGACCCAGAATTTGCCCAGAAACTTCATGCTGTCTTGCTGGAGAGTGGTGCATCCCCTCCACCAGATTTATTTTCTGTTCTAACTCCCCAGGTCCTGGAAAAACATACCTTACTTGGTCAAAGTCAGTCTGTGGATGTGAACAAGTTTCATAATGGGGCAGAATTTTTTCATGATAAGTTTCGCTTCGGCATGGACCCAGTAACTCGAGATAGACAACAAACTTCTACAGGGGAGATggcagggaaaaagaaagataatgCATCTGATTCAGCTAGCCTTAAAAATGAGAAACCAATTCTGAATTCGGTCACAGATAAACCAGGTTTTGCTTGTTCCAGTTTGGATCTTCATTGTGATGCTGGCAAAACCATTATCAGCCATGGTGTTTGTTCACCCCCTGTGGCTTCGGGTGTGGGTTTTATGTTGGTTAATAATAAAGGTAATGACATGGCCCAGGATGATTCCACAGTTGTAGACTTGCTTCCTGCTCTTGTTTCATCTTTGGTTAGAACTGCATGTGAAGAAAAAATCCAGGACTGTCCAGCACCATGTGCAGTTGGCTCTTATCCAAAGGAacttgaaaatatttttgctgGGGGTGAGGTGAATTCTCAAGGAAATGCAGGAGTTGTAAATAATGTGGAAACTGGACGAAACAATTCTTTGGAAGAGCATCAATTAAGTGCCAAGGAATTAATTGAACCAGCCAATTACAATCAACATTTTGTCAGTGGTTTTCGGAGAGAGCAAATTAACCCAATGCTTGATGAAGTTGCAGAGATTCCATGGGTGGATCTTCAAATTGGTGAACGAATTGGTCTTG GTTCATATGGCGAGGTCTATCGTGCAGATTGGAATGGCACT GAAGTTGCTGTGAAAAAATTCTTGAACCAAGATTTCTCAGGTGATGCATTGGAGCAATTCAGATGTGAA ATTAGGATCATGCAAAGGCTGCGGCATCCAAACATTGTTCTTTTTATGGGAGCAGTTACTCTCCCTCCAAATTTGTCAATAatgacagagtttcttcctAG GGGGAGTTTACACAGGTTATTGCATCGGCCCAACGTTCAACTAGATGAAAAGCTTCGATTACGAATGGCACTGGATGTG GCAAAGGGAATGAATTGCTTGCACACTAGCCATCCCACTATAGTACATCGAGATTTGAAGTCCCCTAATCTTCTTGTTGATAAAGACTGGGTTGTGAAG gTTTGTGATTTTGGGTTATCACGTTTGCAACATCACACATATTTGTCTTCAAAATCTACTGCTGGAACG GCAGAATGGATGGCACCAGAGGTTCTCAGAAATGAACCATCCAATGAGAA GTGTGATGTTTATAGTTTCGGTGTGATATTGTGGGAGTTGGCTACCTTACGAATGCCATGGAGTTGGATGAATCCAATGCAGGTAGTTGGAGCCGTTGGATTCCAAAATAGACGTCTTGATATACCTGAAGAGGTTGACCCAATTGTGGGGCAAATCATTAGTGATTGTTGGCAAAG TGACCCAAACCTGCGACCCTCTTTCGCTCAGCTTATGTTCCGTCTCAAGCATCTTCAGCGCCTAGCTGTTGAAAGAACTTAG